The following proteins come from a genomic window of bacterium:
- a CDS encoding glycoside hydrolase family 9 protein — MHKKIFCAAALCIMLISLPVFAGLPKIAVLNAESTIEFSAANDWTLGPEVYNEEVKNLKNILESFGFQCDLITEADIFSGKLDSYLALYSIDTIALGLSSVHEIRSFVGRGGLLVSIGEFSRNIEGEWVNIWEFGDVFGISPVPCDEWSTSGSNNNFFYLKAVNKKTGEKLTDGLDEKISFGRETSYCWVCRPDTAAAVAVFPKYSSTMGKKYKEVKDEVVAVSLNRFGTGYAVYVAALPGGKRKNSLASEDIRKILRNTRYYIQNSLSEKPVKEPELTLSASQIGYLPDESKFVILWVKNYKYDGPETEFELINMDKNGVPEYQGKMTKTSCYKWPGIFFKGDFSSFSPEGRYKIRTKINLNGDETILETYPFVIKKDVFTEDAIPIQLDFLEKYAAGIDTYLKDKVTGGFMDATGDYSIRMWSMPHVVYCLAELYDNLGNGENKKKAYFLLNHGVKWCVDMQKEDGDVWSGIHPGDDIFVTDLRPADDKSKRKLYFWKSFNYLSTYVVGLARAAQSYGKTDPGMAEKCVKTAGKSYNAFSGYTILTTSDIGNAVWAAVELYKATGKKNFLKDAETRASELLRRQVKDRNLTPQGVYGDFSESVNGYVFGNQQYKVFHNLGIYMGLLDLYSLTEIEELKKEIKEALKIFADNYIVKMASLSPYGQFAHGLENTENGYEARYFPPASSWIKLHALNCDHGALGLFAVEYAKVMDDRKLYDVGTDQLQWINGQNPLNYCMIMGLGRNNPPLMPENMGTGSIPGGMPNGIGGGRNDLPTWGNSWNSREYWLPQTVYYLACASLAEKVGSLELKEGAEEKGKEKVPSRKTRRKMKRSKAVD; from the coding sequence ATGCACAAAAAAATCTTCTGCGCCGCGGCGCTGTGTATAATGCTGATATCCCTTCCTGTTTTTGCCGGGCTTCCCAAAATCGCCGTTCTGAATGCCGAATCGACCATAGAATTTTCCGCGGCGAATGACTGGACGCTCGGCCCCGAAGTTTACAATGAAGAGGTAAAGAACCTTAAAAACATATTGGAATCTTTCGGTTTCCAGTGCGACCTTATAACTGAAGCGGATATTTTTAGCGGGAAACTGGATAGTTACCTTGCGTTATATTCAATAGATACAATTGCCCTCGGTTTATCCTCAGTCCATGAAATCAGGAGCTTTGTCGGAAGAGGCGGGCTTCTGGTATCCATCGGCGAGTTTTCGAGGAATATAGAGGGAGAGTGGGTTAACATCTGGGAGTTCGGCGATGTGTTCGGCATTTCCCCCGTTCCGTGCGACGAGTGGTCGACAAGCGGTTCCAACAATAATTTCTTTTATCTGAAAGCCGTAAATAAGAAAACAGGCGAAAAACTCACTGACGGCCTCGATGAGAAAATATCGTTCGGAAGGGAGACATCTTACTGCTGGGTCTGCAGGCCGGATACCGCAGCGGCAGTAGCTGTTTTCCCGAAATATTCCTCAACAATGGGTAAGAAATATAAAGAAGTGAAAGATGAAGTTGTCGCGGTTTCATTGAACAGATTCGGCACGGGGTATGCTGTATATGTCGCCGCTCTGCCGGGCGGTAAAAGAAAAAATTCCCTCGCAAGCGAAGATATCCGGAAAATTTTGCGTAATACAAGGTATTATATACAGAATTCGCTTTCTGAAAAACCCGTCAAGGAGCCTGAATTGACCCTGAGCGCAAGCCAGATAGGCTATCTGCCGGATGAGTCGAAATTTGTTATTCTGTGGGTTAAGAATTATAAATACGATGGGCCTGAAACGGAATTTGAATTGATTAACATGGATAAAAACGGGGTGCCGGAATATCAGGGAAAAATGACAAAAACCAGCTGTTATAAATGGCCGGGCATATTTTTTAAGGGGGATTTTTCCTCTTTTTCCCCGGAAGGCAGATATAAGATACGGACCAAAATAAATTTAAACGGGGATGAGACAATCCTTGAGACATATCCTTTTGTGATTAAAAAAGATGTTTTTACGGAAGACGCGATACCGATTCAGCTTGATTTTCTGGAAAAGTACGCCGCGGGAATAGATACCTACCTGAAGGATAAGGTAACAGGCGGTTTTATGGATGCCACGGGTGATTATTCGATAAGAATGTGGTCTATGCCGCATGTCGTTTACTGCCTTGCGGAACTGTATGATAATCTGGGAAACGGAGAGAATAAAAAGAAAGCGTATTTTCTCCTGAACCATGGCGTTAAATGGTGCGTTGATATGCAGAAAGAAGACGGGGACGTCTGGTCCGGAATACATCCCGGCGACGATATTTTTGTTACGGATCTGCGGCCGGCCGATGATAAAAGTAAAAGAAAATTATATTTCTGGAAAAGTTTCAATTACCTGTCCACCTATGTCGTCGGCCTGGCCCGCGCGGCTCAGAGTTACGGTAAAACAGATCCCGGCATGGCGGAAAAATGCGTTAAAACAGCCGGGAAATCTTATAACGCGTTTTCCGGCTATACAATACTGACGACCTCGGATATAGGCAATGCTGTCTGGGCCGCGGTTGAATTATACAAAGCCACGGGGAAGAAAAATTTTCTGAAGGATGCCGAGACGCGGGCGTCGGAACTTTTAAGAAGGCAGGTCAAAGACAGGAACCTTACGCCGCAGGGGGTGTACGGGGATTTCAGCGAAAGCGTAAACGGTTATGTTTTTGGAAACCAGCAGTATAAAGTTTTTCATAATCTGGGAATATATATGGGGCTTCTGGACCTGTATTCTCTGACAGAGATAGAAGAACTGAAAAAAGAGATTAAAGAGGCTTTAAAAATATTTGCGGATAATTATATAGTAAAGATGGCTTCTTTGTCTCCTTACGGGCAGTTTGCCCACGGCCTGGAAAATACGGAAAACGGGTATGAAGCCAGATATTTCCCTCCCGCGTCTTCCTGGATAAAACTGCACGCGCTTAACTGTGACCACGGGGCGCTGGGGCTTTTTGCCGTTGAATACGCGAAGGTAATGGACGACAGGAAACTGTATGATGTCGGGACAGACCAGCTGCAGTGGATAAACGGACAGAACCCGCTTAATTACTGCATGATAATGGGACTCGGGCGGAACAATCCTCCTTTGATGCCTGAAAATATGGGTACGGGAAGTATTCCCGGAGGCATGCCTAACGGCATAGGGGGGGGAAGAAATGATTTGCCGACATGGGGAAACAGCTGGAACAGCAGGGAATACTGGCTGCCTCAGACAGTTTATTACCTCGCCTGCGCTTCCCTTGCGGAAAAAGTCGGAAGCCTTGAATTAAAAGAGGGAGCGGAGGAAAAAGGTAAAGAAAAAGTGCCGTCCAGGAAAACGCGCAGGAAAATGAAGCGTTCAAAGGCCGTGGATTGA
- the nuoF gene encoding NADH-quinone oxidoreductase subunit NuoF produces the protein MKKNKSKENFIITLCDGPSCIHNKSKELKRDIETQLEKRGLSDNGRIILSGCLGMCSKGPILIVNPGYTIYGHVTEKDIPEIVESHLVKGKPVSRLIIDEDHLYNRFFRVFGDVGFFGKQMRITLRNCGIIDPESIDDYISLRGYEAIAKVLSDMKPEKVIEEVKRSGLRGRGGAGFPTGMKWEFTANQKSDEKYVICNADEGDPGAFMDRSAIEGDPHTVIEGMIIGGYAVGSAKGIVYIRAEYPLAIKRLEKAIKDARDSGFLGENILGSDFSFDIEIRLGAGAFVCGEETALIHSIEGSRGMPRPRPPYPSVNGLFGKPTLINNVETWANVPVIILDSADWFRKVGTEKSKGTKVFALAGKVKNTGLVEVPMGTTLREIIFDIGGGIENGKKFKAVQTGGPSGGCLPEKYLDTPIDYESLAKAGSIMGSGGMIVIDEASCMVNIAKFFLEFTQNESCGKCTPCREGTKRMLEILTRITEGKGEQGDIEKLERLGNLIKKASLCGLGQSAPNPVLSTLTNFREEYEEHIKHKKCRAGECRLLLDYVINDKCVGCGACKRICPAGAVSGSPKTPHVIDKAECIKCGQCYEVCKFGAIDKK, from the coding sequence ATGAAGAAAAACAAGAGCAAAGAGAATTTTATTATTACATTATGCGACGGCCCGAGCTGTATTCATAACAAATCCAAGGAACTCAAGCGCGACATCGAAACACAGCTTGAGAAAAGAGGTCTTTCGGATAACGGAAGAATTATTTTATCGGGGTGTCTCGGAATGTGCAGCAAAGGGCCTATACTGATAGTGAATCCCGGATACACCATATACGGACATGTGACTGAAAAGGATATTCCGGAGATTGTGGAAAGCCATCTTGTAAAAGGGAAACCTGTTTCACGCCTTATCATTGATGAGGACCACCTGTACAACAGGTTTTTCAGAGTGTTCGGCGATGTCGGGTTTTTCGGCAAACAGATGAGAATAACATTAAGGAACTGCGGGATAATAGACCCGGAAAGCATTGACGATTATATTTCGCTCAGAGGTTATGAGGCGATTGCCAAGGTTCTCTCGGATATGAAGCCTGAAAAAGTTATAGAAGAAGTAAAACGTTCGGGCTTGAGGGGGAGAGGGGGAGCCGGTTTCCCTACGGGCATGAAATGGGAATTTACGGCAAATCAGAAATCGGATGAGAAATATGTTATCTGCAATGCCGATGAAGGGGATCCGGGCGCTTTTATGGACAGGAGCGCAATTGAGGGAGACCCCCATACTGTAATCGAAGGAATGATTATAGGGGGATATGCGGTAGGTTCGGCTAAAGGGATTGTTTACATAAGAGCCGAATACCCTCTTGCCATAAAAAGACTTGAGAAAGCGATAAAAGACGCAAGGGATAGCGGTTTTCTCGGGGAAAATATACTAGGTTCGGATTTTTCTTTTGATATTGAGATAAGGCTTGGAGCCGGGGCGTTTGTCTGCGGCGAGGAAACAGCGCTTATACATTCTATTGAAGGGTCCAGGGGAATGCCGAGGCCGAGGCCGCCGTATCCCTCGGTAAACGGACTTTTCGGAAAGCCTACGCTGATAAACAATGTGGAGACGTGGGCGAATGTGCCGGTCATAATCCTGGACAGCGCGGATTGGTTCAGGAAGGTGGGAACAGAAAAAAGCAAGGGAACAAAAGTGTTTGCGCTTGCGGGAAAAGTTAAAAACACGGGTCTTGTGGAAGTCCCTATGGGCACGACCCTGAGAGAGATAATTTTTGATATCGGCGGGGGGATTGAAAACGGAAAAAAATTCAAAGCTGTCCAGACGGGAGGTCCGTCTGGAGGATGCCTGCCTGAAAAATATCTGGATACTCCGATAGATTATGAATCTTTGGCCAAAGCCGGTTCGATAATGGGGTCGGGGGGCATGATAGTTATAGACGAAGCCTCCTGTATGGTAAACATAGCCAAATTTTTTCTTGAATTTACGCAGAACGAATCGTGCGGAAAATGCACGCCCTGCAGAGAGGGAACGAAGAGGATGCTTGAAATCCTTACCCGCATAACGGAAGGAAAAGGAGAGCAGGGAGATATAGAAAAGCTTGAGCGTCTCGGGAACCTGATAAAGAAAGCTTCTTTATGCGGTTTAGGGCAGTCAGCCCCCAATCCTGTTTTAAGCACCTTAACCAATTTCAGGGAAGAGTATGAAGAACACATTAAACACAAAAAATGCAGAGCCGGCGAATGCCGGTTGCTGCTCGATTATGTTATAAACGATAAATGTGTTGGATGCGGCGCGTGCAAGAGGATTTGTCCGGCCGGAGCGGTAAGCGGAAGTCCTAAAACTCCGCATGTCATAGATAAAGCCGAATGTATTAAATGCGGGCAGTGTTATGAAGTATGTAAATTCGGCGCGATTGATAAAAAATGA
- a CDS encoding cache domain-containing protein, with product MKKKTLKSNLIISFLTVITALGIAVAFIGFYLIKTEIFDRAQTQVQNDLKIAWSVYKEKTEKLKIAFNMFEEKENLEVLKEKLGLDYLFLADITVKNRLKSEIALKAFGGTECGGTRIIGGKELRQMDADLAGRCAIDLLYTPMAVPTEETVLDSVMAIEYAKPFFASAGKVNKVIYGGRILNKDTAVVDRIRSFVFGNKQYKGMPLGTVTIFQGDVRVSTNVPDKEGNRATGTRVSKEVYEKVIKNGYSWFDRAFVVTAWYITAYEPIRNINGEIIGMLYVGILEKPYADLFRNVGLFFFLAILIAVFIAVILGLILAESISKPVREVLYCTGKFSGGDLSCRVGTQTKIKELNQLAEAFNEMAKKLSQRDKSLKVSNEKLDTLNRSYIDLIGFVAHELKGILSSTMLNAYSVRDGFLGLINFKQRKALDSVCKNLDYFAATVKNYLSLSRIEKGEMKVSRTEVLLKEDIFDDSVEYFLKQAADKNIEISNNIEKGLTVKADPDLLRMAANNIIGNAVKYGSKDGKIIITSGVKGDMMEISVYNDGRPVTEEEKGKLFKKFSRLDAPEVRRVQGTGLGLFITMQIAEKHGGKVSIEPGKKGNSVIFSMERGI from the coding sequence ATGAAGAAAAAAACCTTAAAAAGCAACCTGATAATCTCTTTTTTGACCGTGATAACCGCGCTGGGCATAGCTGTCGCTTTTATAGGTTTTTATCTTATTAAAACTGAAATTTTCGACAGGGCCCAGACTCAGGTCCAGAATGACCTTAAAATAGCATGGAGTGTTTACAAGGAAAAAACAGAAAAACTGAAAATTGCTTTTAATATGTTTGAAGAAAAGGAAAATCTCGAAGTTCTGAAGGAAAAACTCGGGCTGGATTATCTTTTCCTTGCGGATATAACAGTTAAGAACCGCCTGAAAAGCGAAATCGCGCTTAAGGCATTCGGCGGGACAGAGTGCGGCGGGACAAGAATTATCGGCGGGAAAGAATTAAGACAAATGGATGCGGATCTGGCCGGCAGGTGCGCTATTGATCTTTTATATACGCCGATGGCGGTTCCTACCGAAGAAACTGTTCTTGACAGCGTGATGGCAATAGAATACGCAAAACCTTTCTTTGCCTCCGCCGGTAAGGTTAACAAGGTCATTTACGGAGGAAGGATACTCAATAAAGACACCGCTGTCGTCGACAGGATAAGAAGCTTTGTTTTCGGGAATAAACAGTATAAGGGTATGCCTTTGGGCACGGTCACTATCTTTCAGGGAGATGTCAGGGTGTCGACAAATGTTCCCGATAAAGAAGGAAACAGGGCAACAGGGACAAGGGTGTCAAAAGAAGTTTATGAAAAGGTGATAAAAAACGGGTATTCGTGGTTTGACAGGGCTTTTGTAGTCACCGCCTGGTATATAACCGCATATGAACCTATAAGGAATATTAACGGGGAAATAATAGGCATGCTGTATGTAGGCATCCTGGAAAAACCTTATGCGGATTTGTTCAGAAACGTGGGTTTATTCTTTTTCCTGGCTATTCTGATTGCGGTTTTTATAGCTGTTATCCTGGGACTTATCCTTGCCGAATCCATTTCGAAGCCGGTAAGGGAAGTTTTATACTGCACGGGAAAATTTTCCGGAGGGGATTTAAGCTGCAGGGTCGGCACCCAGACCAAGATAAAAGAGCTTAACCAGCTTGCGGAAGCGTTTAATGAGATGGCTAAAAAACTGAGCCAGAGGGATAAAAGCCTCAAGGTATCGAATGAAAAGCTGGATACCCTGAACAGAAGTTATATTGACCTTATCGGTTTTGTCGCGCATGAACTGAAAGGTATTTTGTCTTCCACCATGCTCAATGCTTATTCGGTAAGGGACGGTTTTTTGGGATTGATTAATTTTAAGCAGAGAAAAGCGCTTGATTCAGTTTGCAAGAATCTTGATTATTTTGCCGCCACCGTGAAAAATTATTTAAGTTTGAGCAGGATTGAGAAAGGTGAAATGAAAGTTTCCAGGACGGAGGTTCTTCTCAAAGAAGATATTTTTGATGATTCGGTCGAGTATTTCCTCAAACAGGCGGCCGATAAGAACATCGAGATCAGCAATAACATTGAAAAAGGCCTTACGGTAAAAGCAGATCCGGATTTACTGAGGATGGCCGCGAATAATATAATAGGCAACGCTGTGAAATACGGGAGCAAAGACGGGAAAATAATTATTACGTCCGGAGTTAAGGGCGATATGATGGAAATCAGCGTCTATAATGACGGAAGGCCGGTAACGGAAGAAGAAAAAGGAAAACTGTTTAAAAAGTTCTCGAGGCTCGATGCGCCGGAAGTCAGGCGTGTCCAGGGCACGGGATTGGGGTTGTTCATAACTATGCAGATAGCCGAAAAACACGGGGGAAAAGTCAGTATAGAACCCGGCAAAAAAGGGAATTCGGTCATATTCAGCATGGAAAGGGGGATTTAA
- a CDS encoding NAD(P)H-dependent oxidoreductase subunit E — MQTSLENDRMAKLKKYMGDVLEKTDRPESYLIAVLHRAQNLFGYLSREVMDEIALTMNIPTSHIWGVATFYHYFKLKPQGKHSIAICLGTACYVKGAGDILRTIKKELKIGIGETTEDGFFSLHEARCLGACGLAPVVMIDDKIYGELTNQKIIEIINGYRKRDQKSKEG, encoded by the coding sequence ATGCAGACATCTTTGGAAAATGACAGAATGGCGAAACTCAAAAAATATATGGGTGATGTCCTTGAAAAAACCGACAGGCCCGAATCGTACCTTATCGCCGTCCTTCACCGGGCCCAGAACCTTTTCGGGTATCTAAGCCGTGAAGTTATGGATGAGATTGCCCTTACTATGAATATTCCGACATCTCATATTTGGGGGGTTGCCACCTTTTATCATTATTTCAAGCTTAAACCCCAGGGAAAACACAGTATTGCCATATGCCTGGGCACGGCCTGTTATGTAAAGGGGGCCGGAGATATTCTCCGGACAATTAAAAAGGAATTGAAAATCGGAATCGGGGAAACGACGGAAGACGGCTTTTTCAGCCTGCATGAAGCAAGATGCCTTGGCGCGTGCGGACTTGCGCCGGTTGTTATGATAGATGATAAAATATATGGGGAATTGACCAATCAGAAAATAATTGAGATAATAAACGGTTACAGAAAACGGGACCAAAAGAGCAAGGAGGGTTAA
- a CDS encoding redox-sensing transcriptional repressor Rex, whose amino-acid sequence MASNRNCVIRLSRYKNALYRFEKLGFVKVFSDNLGEAVGVTAAQVRKDFSLFGITGNKRGGYQVKALIEKLNEILGKNELQNVVIVGSGNIGNALLKYKGFEKEGIKIIAAFDIDPAKFRENPEVPVLSLERLKDFVKKSGVKIGVLAVPDIAAQQVADMMISSGIKGILNFAPINLRAPADIIVNYVNLELEIENLIYFVNAMDKTDKKPK is encoded by the coding sequence ATGGCTTCCAACAGGAATTGTGTAATAAGGCTTTCCAGATACAAGAATGCCTTATACAGGTTTGAAAAACTTGGTTTTGTTAAAGTTTTTTCTGATAATCTCGGAGAAGCGGTGGGTGTTACTGCGGCGCAGGTGAGAAAAGATTTTTCACTTTTCGGAATAACGGGCAATAAAAGGGGCGGGTATCAGGTGAAAGCCCTTATTGAAAAATTGAATGAGATACTGGGCAAAAATGAACTTCAGAATGTGGTAATAGTCGGTTCCGGTAATATCGGGAATGCGCTGCTTAAATATAAAGGATTTGAAAAAGAAGGCATAAAGATAATAGCGGCATTCGATATAGACCCCGCAAAGTTCAGGGAGAATCCGGAAGTGCCTGTTTTATCTCTTGAGCGCCTTAAGGATTTTGTAAAAAAGAGCGGGGTGAAAATAGGTGTTCTGGCTGTTCCTGATATCGCGGCCCAGCAGGTTGCGGATATGATGATATCCTCCGGAATAAAAGGCATACTTAATTTTGCGCCTATTAACCTCAGGGCGCCCGCGGACATAATAGTGAATTATGTTAATCTGGAACTTGAAATCGAGAATTTAATTTATTTTGTAAACGCGATGGATAAGACGGATAAAAAACCCAAATGA
- a CDS encoding NADH-dependent [FeFe] hydrogenase, group A6 → MEKKTITIYINDKPYRVEPEQTVMQAADKLGFHIPRLCYHPKLSIEGACRVCIVQVEGLKNYVASCSYPVSDGMKIHTNTQEIRRARRDIVELILDNHPLDCHTCDRDGNCELQRLAYSMGIKKRHFEGEKKSYDKDLSSPSVVRDPDKCILCGRCVRICSEIQKVNALRQAYRGFKTVVMPAYNMPFSESVCTTCGQCINVCPTASFIEKNYTQELFEKLSDKSLIKVAQVAPSVRAAIGEAFGIPPGTAKEKETAAALKRLGFDYVFDTQFSADLTIMEEASEFLDRLQGKGRLPMITSCSSAWMKCMEQFYPDLIENISTCKSPMSMMGAVLKTHFPEKIKAAPEKIFSVAVMCCTAKKYEAQRPELKINGLNGVDLVVTTRETAWMIKSAGIDFLNIKGEEFDHPLGLSSGAGAIFGTTGGVMEAAIRTAYELYTGETLLDIEVNELRGLKGIKEGKIVMDGKEIRVAVAHGLGNACDLLDIARKEPGKYHFIEVMGCPGGCVGGGGQPYADANSIPLDEECLKLRAKALYDLDRNRTIRRSHENPDVQRLYKEFLGRPLSELSHKILHTHYKKKEPKGIIPRGLVRAR, encoded by the coding sequence ATGGAAAAAAAGACAATAACGATATATATAAATGATAAACCTTACCGGGTGGAACCTGAGCAGACAGTGATGCAGGCGGCCGACAAACTGGGTTTTCACATTCCGCGTTTATGTTACCATCCGAAACTTTCCATAGAAGGGGCATGCAGGGTTTGCATAGTGCAGGTTGAAGGCTTAAAAAATTATGTCGCTTCCTGCTCTTATCCGGTCAGCGACGGGATGAAAATTCATACGAATACGCAGGAGATAAGAAGGGCGAGAAGGGATATCGTGGAGTTGATTCTGGATAACCATCCTCTTGACTGCCATACATGCGACAGGGACGGAAACTGCGAACTTCAGCGACTGGCTTATTCAATGGGTATTAAAAAAAGGCATTTTGAAGGAGAAAAAAAGAGCTACGATAAAGATCTATCCTCTCCTTCCGTTGTAAGAGACCCCGATAAATGCATTTTATGCGGAAGATGCGTAAGGATATGTTCGGAGATACAGAAGGTGAATGCCCTGAGGCAGGCTTACAGGGGTTTTAAGACAGTGGTGATGCCGGCATATAACATGCCTTTTTCAGAAAGTGTGTGCACGACATGCGGCCAGTGCATCAATGTATGCCCGACAGCTTCTTTTATAGAGAAAAATTATACCCAGGAACTTTTTGAGAAATTGAGCGATAAATCCCTGATAAAGGTGGCTCAGGTCGCGCCTTCGGTCAGGGCTGCCATCGGCGAGGCATTCGGCATCCCTCCCGGAACGGCAAAAGAAAAAGAGACTGCGGCGGCTCTCAAGCGGCTTGGTTTTGATTATGTTTTTGACACGCAGTTTTCAGCCGATCTGACGATAATGGAGGAAGCCAGCGAATTTTTGGACAGGTTGCAGGGAAAAGGCAGGCTTCCTATGATAACATCCTGTTCAAGCGCGTGGATGAAATGTATGGAGCAGTTTTATCCCGATCTTATCGAGAATATATCCACCTGCAAGTCCCCGATGTCAATGATGGGGGCTGTTCTCAAGACTCATTTTCCTGAAAAAATCAAGGCTGCGCCGGAGAAAATTTTCAGTGTGGCTGTGATGTGCTGCACAGCGAAGAAATATGAAGCGCAGAGGCCCGAACTTAAAATTAACGGCTTAAACGGAGTCGACCTTGTTGTGACCACGAGGGAAACGGCATGGATGATTAAATCCGCCGGCATTGATTTTCTGAATATAAAAGGAGAGGAATTCGACCATCCGCTGGGGCTTTCGTCGGGAGCGGGCGCTATATTCGGAACTACCGGAGGGGTTATGGAAGCCGCGATAAGAACAGCTTATGAATTGTACACCGGAGAAACGCTTCTCGATATAGAAGTTAACGAATTAAGAGGCCTTAAAGGCATTAAAGAAGGTAAAATCGTAATGGACGGGAAGGAAATCAGGGTCGCTGTAGCGCATGGCCTGGGAAATGCCTGCGACCTTCTTGACATAGCAAGAAAAGAACCCGGGAAATATCATTTTATAGAAGTTATGGGATGCCCCGGCGGCTGTGTGGGAGGAGGAGGACAGCCTTATGCCGACGCCAATTCCATTCCTCTTGATGAAGAATGCCTGAAGTTAAGGGCGAAAGCGCTGTACGACCTTGACAGGAACCGGACTATCAGGAGAAGTCATGAAAACCCCGATGTGCAGAGATTATATAAGGAATTTTTAGGAAGGCCGCTCAGTGAACTTTCCCATAAAATATTGCATACCCATTATAAAAAGAAAGAACCGAAAGGAATAATACCGCGCGGGCTTGTGCGCGCGAGATAG
- a CDS encoding (2Fe-2S) ferredoxin domain-containing protein translates to MMKPLDIIRKKRAEAINRIIGKGYLSTKRVYVGMATCEIAAGSKEVMEVFKEAVNKGLTDVYLSQKGCAGRCNLEPTVEVIEEGKIPVKYGKVNEEKAREIIERHLKGGEVIEEWVIK, encoded by the coding sequence ATGATGAAACCCTTAGATATTATAAGGAAAAAAAGGGCGGAAGCCATTAACAGGATCATAGGAAAAGGGTATCTGTCTACAAAGAGGGTATATGTGGGAATGGCGACATGCGAAATCGCGGCCGGTTCAAAGGAAGTTATGGAAGTGTTTAAGGAAGCCGTAAATAAAGGCCTGACGGATGTGTATCTCAGCCAGAAAGGCTGCGCCGGCCGGTGTAATCTCGAGCCTACAGTCGAAGTAATCGAGGAAGGGAAAATACCTGTTAAATACGGTAAAGTTAATGAAGAAAAAGCCCGTGAGATAATTGAAAGACATCTTAAGGGAGGCGAAGTCATTGAGGAATGGGTTATTAAATAA
- a CDS encoding SufD family Fe-S cluster assembly protein, whose translation MPSDELKNIFDPADAGNIVSSGMDLSEKTRSGSFLQQDSEILFSKTMLEGVDILSTEDALKKYPEAKEYFGKNFGILKKDFPEDTKGGYFIRVRSGQTVKMPVQTCLFLKKRGFKQKVHNLIIIEEGAKVYLITGCSASKAADEAFHLGVSEFYVKKGGYLNFTMVHSWKENVSVKPMSIAVVEENATFVSNYICLKPVKEIVMYPTAVLQGNGSKASFNSLMLTHPGSLQDIGSRVILRGRNTSAEIISRAVSLGGRIIARGHLKAENRDVRAHLECRGLVLSEKGTIHAIPELETEWRDIDMSHEAAIGKISKEEIEYLCARGFSEGEAQSLIIRGFMDVDILSLPEELKEEIKNIENQTLKGNF comes from the coding sequence ATGCCATCAGATGAGCTGAAAAATATTTTTGATCCGGCGGATGCGGGGAATATTGTGTCTTCGGGTATGGATTTATCCGAAAAAACGCGCTCGGGCAGTTTCCTTCAGCAGGATAGCGAGATATTATTTTCAAAAACCATGCTGGAAGGCGTTGATATTTTAAGCACAGAGGATGCTTTGAAAAAATACCCGGAAGCAAAGGAGTATTTCGGAAAAAATTTCGGTATCCTCAAAAAAGATTTTCCCGAAGACACAAAAGGCGGTTATTTCATCAGGGTCAGGAGCGGGCAGACCGTGAAGATGCCGGTTCAGACGTGCCTTTTCCTGAAGAAGCGGGGTTTTAAACAGAAAGTGCACAACCTCATTATTATAGAGGAAGGCGCGAAAGTATATCTGATAACCGGCTGTTCCGCCTCCAAAGCGGCCGATGAAGCTTTTCATCTCGGGGTATCCGAATTTTATGTGAAGAAAGGAGGGTACCTGAATTTTACCATGGTGCACTCCTGGAAAGAAAATGTTTCCGTTAAACCCATGAGTATTGCCGTAGTTGAGGAGAACGCGACTTTTGTATCCAATTATATCTGTTTAAAACCCGTTAAAGAAATAGTGATGTACCCTACGGCGGTTCTCCAGGGCAACGGATCAAAAGCCAGCTTCAATTCGCTTATGCTTACACATCCGGGGTCTTTACAGGATATCGGTTCAAGGGTTATATTAAGGGGCAGGAATACGAGCGCCGAAATTATCTCGAGAGCGGTTAGCCTGGGAGGCAGAATAATCGCGCGGGGACACCTTAAAGCCGAAAACAGGGATGTCAGGGCCCATCTTGAATGCAGGGGACTTGTATTATCCGAAAAGGGAACTATCCACGCTATCCCGGAACTGGAAACCGAGTGGCGCGATATTGATATGTCCCACGAAGCGGCCATAGGAAAAATAAGCAAAGAGGAGATTGAATATCTTTGCGCAAGAGGTTTTTCGGAGGGAGAAGCCCAATCCCTGATAATAAGGGGATTTATGGATGTTGATATCCTTTCTCTTCCTGAAGAGCTGAAGGAAGAAATAAAAAACATCGAAAACCAGACTTTAAAGGGGAATTTTTAA